The Symphalangus syndactylus isolate Jambi chromosome 6, NHGRI_mSymSyn1-v2.1_pri, whole genome shotgun sequence genome contains the following window.
GGGATGATCCCTGGCTGTGTCCTCTAGGCGCGAGGTAAAGGCGGGTCAGGGCGGGCAGGGGGTGACGAAGAGGTAGTGTCTCCTGAACGGATGTCCGACAGCAGGCAACTAGACCCTATCCGCGAACAGagttgggggaagtggggaggttCAGGCTCCGTATACTCTGGGGGAGGGGACCGGGGGTCCTCCCCAGGGTTGGCTCTGTTCCTTACTTGGAACTCAAGAGAAGTGAGGGGTGACAGGTTGCCCCTAGTCGTGGGCAGGGGGCGCGGGTCCTCTCGCACTCACCGGGACTCGGGCTGCAGGCTCCTTCTCCGGGGAACTCCCGTCCGGCCGCGCCCGCAGCCCGccgccggccccgccccgcccgtgGCGCTCTTGGGCAGCGCGGGCCTCCGTCCCTCCCCTCCCACCGCCTCCCTGCCCTTCTAGCCGCGGCTGGCTAAACTCGATGGTTCGCTGCGCCGCGCCGGCCGCTCTAGCAACCCCTGGCTGTCACACTTTGGTTTCCGGCTCGGTTCTGGCGGGTCTGAGCGCTCCGACTTCCAGAGCAACGCTGTGCACGTGGAGAAGAGCGGGGACTCCGCGACCCTGCCCTCCCGACCCTGATGTTCGAAGAGCCTGAGTGGGCCGAGGCGGCCCCAGTAGCCGCGGGCTTCGGGCCCGTAATCTCACGACCTCCGCCTGCGGCAGCCTCGCAAAACAAGGTGAGTGACTCGCAGGGGCAATGGGAGCTGTTTCAGGCCGCGAAGCGCGCCCAGCGCTGTGTGTATTGCGGGGAGGGACACCTGTGGCACCGTTGAGGGCGAGTCCTGATCTGAAGATCCGAGAACTTCCAAAAGAAACTGACGTTGGGTCAGAGAGAGTTGTTGAGTAGAAGTTGCTGAAGCGAAGAGGGTTCTTCAGACAGGAAAAAGTACGTACAAGGGCCCTGGGACAAGAGAGCATGTTCTGTTAGAGTGACACACACAAGTGATCCTTGTGGTTGGAATACATAGTAAATGAAAGGGGATGCTGTTCAAGTTCAAGAGGTAGAAGTTTTGCGTATATTGAGAATAGAAGCCAATGAAAGGTTTTAAGCAATGGAATTATTTCTtcagatttgtattttgaaaGGGTCATTGGTTACAGTGTGGAGGATGGATTGGAGAAAGTTAGAGTTGTCAGTATTGTTGTTCAAAGGAGGGTGTGGGAAACTTAGAATCAGGGTAAGTGCCTGGCCTAGGATTACCCGGTATGACTGCAACACAGAATCAGCCTTTCCGACAATACATCTTCTCCTTTGAGCCTCTGCAGATGTGAGGGCCCTACTTCTTCAGGCTTTTCTTACCCTTCAGTCTGCCTCCAACCTGGAATCGGCctgctttgtttcctttttcatccccTAGCCCCATTACCATTGTCCAAGCCGCTGGCCTCTCTGTCTGCAATTTCTCCCCTTCAGTTTGTTTTCTACACTGCAGCTAGAGacatgttaaatatttaatatacgtGTGTGATCATGTGTCTTCTGTGTTCAGAAACCTCCTTACCTCTTACAGAAATGTATCAGCTGTAGGCAAAAGCTCAAGGTGAAGGGTTGGAACTCCTGGTCTCTGGCCTTGGTCTTGTTGCTTGTGGCCTTAGCATTTTCCTTTGGGGAAACCTCCATTAGCTCATTTACGCATTGAAGAAAGTGGGATAGGTGGTTTCTGTGCTCTCCAGCTTCCCAGAAGTTGGGGTGGTGACATAAAAGCTCTTCTGGGTTCTGGCAGGCTTGACTGGGAAGAATTCGGATGCTTCTGCCAGTCTGAATCAGGTCCACCTCTCTCCCTTCTTGTTCTCCAGGCCTCCTCCATTCTCTTTAGGCCCACTGTCATCCCTTGTTTTCCTCCAGGGCTCCAAGCGCCGCCAGCTCTTGGCCACATTACGGGCCCTAGAGGCAGCATCTCTTTCCCAGCATCCCCCCAGCCTATGTATAAGTgactctgaggaggaggaggaggaggaaaggaagaagaaatcccCAAAAAAGGCATCGTTTGCCAATGCCTCTGCTGAagtagggaagaaagggaagaagaaatgtCAAAAACAGGGCCCACCTTGCAGCGACTCTGAGGAAGAagtagaaaggaagaagaaatgccACAAACAGGCTCTTGTTGGCAGTGACTCTGCTgaagatgagaaaagaaagaggaaatgccAGAAACATGCCCCTATAAATTCAGCCCAGCACCTGGATGATGTTGACCAAACAGGTACCGTtggatgtgtatatgtgtgtgtgtgggtgggggggtCAGCTGGTTCTACATACAACAGAGATTATCCACTGCCATCAGGATTGGGGCTAATGGTGTACTCAGGCAATAAGAAGTACTTCTATGCAGACCACAGTCACCGTCTCAAAGACAGAGGTATGGCTGGGATGACTTGCCATGACTCTGAATGTAAGAGATCTTGCCTCATGTGCACCTTCCCATCTCCCTCCCTGTAGATCCCAAAGCCTGGAAGGGTAGTACTACAAATGATCCACCAAAGCAAAGCCCTGGGTCCACTTCCTCTAAACCCTCTCATACATTAAGCCGCAAGCAGTGGCGGAACCggcaaaagaacaagagaagatgTAAGAACAAGTTTCAGCCACCTCAAGTGCCAGACCAGGCTCCAGCTGAGGCCCCCACAGAGAAGACAGAGGTGCCTCCTGTTCCCAGGACAGACAGCCATAAGGCTCGGGCAGGGGCTTTGCGAGCCCGCATGGCACAGCGGCTAGATGGGGCCCGATTTCGCTACCTCAATGAACAGTTGTACTCAGGGCCCAGCAGTGCTGCACAGCGTCTCTTCCAGGAAGACCCTGAAGCTTTTCTTCTCTACCACCGCGGCTTCCAGAGCCAAGTGAAGAAGTGGCCACTGCAGCCAGTGGACCGCATCGCCAGGGATCTTCGCCAGCGGTGAATGGGGGTCAGGCACTGTGAGAAGCCATGTGGTGGGT
Protein-coding sequences here:
- the RRP8 gene encoding ribosomal RNA-processing protein 8, with amino-acid sequence MFEEPEWAEAAPVAAGFGPVISRPPPAAASQNKGSKRRQLLATLRALEAASLSQHPPSLCISDSEEEEEEERKKKSPKKASFANASAEVGKKGKKKCQKQGPPCSDSEEEVERKKKCHKQALVGSDSAEDEKRKRKCQKHAPINSAQHLDDVDQTDPKAWKGSTTNDPPKQSPGSTSSKPSHTLSRKQWRNRQKNKRRCKNKFQPPQVPDQAPAEAPTEKTEVPPVPRTDSHKARAGALRARMAQRLDGARFRYLNEQLYSGPSSAAQRLFQEDPEAFLLYHRGFQSQVKKWPLQPVDRIARDLRQRPASLVVADFGCGDCRLASSIRNPVHCFDLASLDPRVTVCDMAQVPLEDESVDVAVFCLSLMGTNIRDFLEEANRVLKPGGLLKVAEVSSRFEDVRTFLRAVTKLGFKIVSKDLTNSHFFLFDFQKTGPPLVGPKAQLSGLKLQPCLYKRR